One stretch of Vulpes lagopus strain Blue_001 chromosome X, ASM1834538v1, whole genome shotgun sequence DNA includes these proteins:
- the LOC121482711 gene encoding melanoma-associated antigen 10-like, giving the protein MSSMGGGALPKEEQALQDNAEDLPESLTAFAPQDRGSLPWPWSRHWRGLRDFKNWQRRPRSEAGVLQDTELRRRELEPLVQVQPQTDIMPLRNSREIWKQGEDLEEAQGLVDAQLSGAEEEEEGEEETAALVVFLLLKYHNKQPTSKAEMLEVFSPEYQDDFPTILSQTSRCMQLVFGLDVIEVDPSEHSYVLNPILGFTWDGMLSDQWGLPKTGLLGLVLGFILLQDGCVSEEEVWEALGFRGGDDGQEHIVCGEPGDHLTNVWMQEGYLESRQVAGSDLARNEFLWGPRASEETNNLQVMDIVLQVGIKTLRASMVL; this is encoded by the exons ATGTCCTCTATGGGAGGCGGGGCTCTGCCCAAGGAAGAGCAGGCCCTGCAGGATAATGCAGAGGACCTTCCTGAGAGCCTGACGGCATTCGCGCCCCAGGACAGAGGgtccctgccctggccctggtcCCGGCACTGGCGGGGATTGAG GGACTTTAAGAACTGGCAGCGGAGGCCTCGGTCTGAGGCCGGGGTCCTTCAGGACACAGAGTTGAGGAGGCGCGAGCTAGAGCCACttgtccag GTTCAGCCCCAAACTGACATCATGCCCCTGAGGAATAGCAGAGAAATTTGGAAGCAGGGAGAAGACCTAGaggaggcccagggcctggtggaTGCCCAGCTGTctggggctgaggaggaggaggaaggggaggaggag acggctGCCCTGGTGGTATTCCTGCTCCTCAAGTATCACAACAAGCAGCCCACCAGCAAGGCAGAGATGCTGGAGGTCTTCTCCCCAGAATACCAGGACGACTTCCCCACCATCTTGAGCCAAACGTCCAGATGCATGCAGCTGGTCTTTGGCCTAGACGTGATTGAAGTGGATCCCAGCGAGCATTCCTACGTCCTTAACCCCATCCTGGGCTTCACCTGGGATGGGATGCTGAGCGATCAGTGGGGCCTGCCCAAGACCGGCCTCCTGGGGCTGGTCCTGGGGTTTATACTCCTGCAGGACGGATGTGTCTCCGAGGAAGAGGTGTGGGAGGCTCTGGGGTTCAGGGGGGGGGACGATGGCCAAGAGCACATCGTCTGTGGGGAGCCCGGGGACCACCTCACCAACGTCTGGATGCAGGAAGGCTACCTGGAGAGCCGGCAGGTGGCGGGCAGCGACCTTGCCCGCAACGAGTTCCTGTGGGGGCCCAGGGCCTCCGAGGAAACCAACAATTTGCAGGTCATGGACATTGTGCTCCAGGTCGGTATCAAAACCCTGCGGGCCTCCATGGTCCTGTGA